A single genomic interval of Rhododendron vialii isolate Sample 1 chromosome 3a, ASM3025357v1 harbors:
- the LOC131319398 gene encoding zinc finger CCCH domain-containing protein 46 isoform X2: protein MPPRKEPCRNFQRGSCQYGERCKFLHVTQQQPKANVFGYGVQSSTQLQRSNLQQHKPNSLGFGVQGSPQARGANGFGSKQDQFKPYENTWTRFSPINAGGFQASQQPDNQPPTAHHKCTDPELCKGQISEDFQHERPLWKLTCYGHGKSSPCDISGDISFEELRAAAYDDAKRGLSLQSIVERERTLLNTKLLEFESLLRNPYVVPLANASRSVFPGATHSVSSLNAQNSTPPPVSSFSQLGASLNTGFGTRLATPSENAFHSAENSSQTTSVFGTNNSPFGTAGSHGSQPRNQSFGAMSPQIPSSASIQSPILSKMLNSNPTAIGQLSENVDLSDNMPKQNGSVDDNIWLKEEWISGEIPEEAPPDRYIF from the exons ATGCCTCCGAGAAAAGAACCCTGCAGAAATTTCCAGCGTGGAAG TTGTCAATATGGTGAGCGGTGTAAGTTTCTTCATGTAACACAACAACAACCAAAAGCTAATGTTTTTGGATATGGTGTTCAAAGTAGCACTCAACTTCAGCGATCAAATTTGCAACAGCACAAGCCCAATTCTCTCGGCTTTGGTGTTCAAGGCAGCCCACAGGCAAGAGGGGCAAATGGTTTTGGATCCAAACAGGACCAGTTCAAG CCTTATGAAAATACTTGGACGCGTTTCTCCCCCATAAATGCTGGCGGCTTCCAAGCATCACAGCAACCTGATAACCAGCCTCCGACAGCTCATCATAA GTGCACAGATCCTGAATTGTGTAAAGGTCAAATCTCGGAAGATTTTCAGCATGAAAGACCGCTTTGGAAGCTTACATGTTATGGCCATGGTAAGAG TTCTCCTTGTGACATCAGTGGCGATATTAGCTTTGAAGAATTGCGAGCAGCTGCATATGATGATGCAAAGCGTGGCTTGAGCTTGCAGTCAATT gttgagagagagaggactttaCTCAATACCAAGTTACTTGAATTCGAAAGCCTACTTCGTAATCCTTATGTGGTTCCTCTTGCTAATGCTTCTCGAAGTGTTTTTCCTGGGGCCACTCACAGTGTATCTTCCCTGAATGCTCAAAATAGCACCCCCCCTCCTGTTTCCAGTTTCAGTCAACTTGGTGCTTCACTTAACACGGGGTTTGGAACAAG GCTTGCTACTCCATCAGAGAACGCTTTTCATTCAGCTGAAAACTCCAGTCAGACTACTAGTGTGTTTGGGACAAACAACTCGCCATTTGGAACTGCAG GTTCTCATGGAAGTCAACCTCGTAACCAGTCATTTGGAG CAATGTCCCCACAAATTCCTAGTTCAGCAAGCATCCAGTCCCCAATACTTTCAAAGATGCTAAACTCTAACCCTACTGCAATCGGACAGTTATCTGAGAATGTGGATTTGAG TGATAATATGCCTAAGCAGAATGGTTCAGTGGATGATAATATCTGGTTGAAAGAGGAATGGATTTCTGGAGAG ATTCCAGAAGAAGCACCTCCTGACAGATacattttctag
- the LOC131319398 gene encoding zinc finger CCCH domain-containing protein 46 isoform X1, with protein MPPRKEPCRNFQRGSCQYGERCKFLHVTQQQPKANVFGYGVQSSTQLQRSNLQQHKPNSLGFGVQGSPQARGANGFGSKQDQFKPYENTWTRFSPINAGGFQASQQPDNQPPTAHHKCTDPELCKGQISEDFQHERPLWKLTCYGHGKSSPCDISGDISFEELRAAAYDDAKRGLSLQSIVERERTLLNTKLLEFESLLRNPYVVPLANASRSVFPGATHSVSSLNAQNSTPPPVSSFSQLGASLNTGFGTRLATPSENAFHSAENSSQTTSVFGTNNSPFGTAGSHGSQPRNQSFGGSFAVSTATFSNRAISAERNPFSTSAMSPQIPSSASIQSPILSKMLNSNPTAIGQLSENVDLSDNMPKQNGSVDDNIWLKEEWISGEIPEEAPPDRYIF; from the exons ATGCCTCCGAGAAAAGAACCCTGCAGAAATTTCCAGCGTGGAAG TTGTCAATATGGTGAGCGGTGTAAGTTTCTTCATGTAACACAACAACAACCAAAAGCTAATGTTTTTGGATATGGTGTTCAAAGTAGCACTCAACTTCAGCGATCAAATTTGCAACAGCACAAGCCCAATTCTCTCGGCTTTGGTGTTCAAGGCAGCCCACAGGCAAGAGGGGCAAATGGTTTTGGATCCAAACAGGACCAGTTCAAG CCTTATGAAAATACTTGGACGCGTTTCTCCCCCATAAATGCTGGCGGCTTCCAAGCATCACAGCAACCTGATAACCAGCCTCCGACAGCTCATCATAA GTGCACAGATCCTGAATTGTGTAAAGGTCAAATCTCGGAAGATTTTCAGCATGAAAGACCGCTTTGGAAGCTTACATGTTATGGCCATGGTAAGAG TTCTCCTTGTGACATCAGTGGCGATATTAGCTTTGAAGAATTGCGAGCAGCTGCATATGATGATGCAAAGCGTGGCTTGAGCTTGCAGTCAATT gttgagagagagaggactttaCTCAATACCAAGTTACTTGAATTCGAAAGCCTACTTCGTAATCCTTATGTGGTTCCTCTTGCTAATGCTTCTCGAAGTGTTTTTCCTGGGGCCACTCACAGTGTATCTTCCCTGAATGCTCAAAATAGCACCCCCCCTCCTGTTTCCAGTTTCAGTCAACTTGGTGCTTCACTTAACACGGGGTTTGGAACAAG GCTTGCTACTCCATCAGAGAACGCTTTTCATTCAGCTGAAAACTCCAGTCAGACTACTAGTGTGTTTGGGACAAACAACTCGCCATTTGGAACTGCAG GTTCTCATGGAAGTCAACCTCGTAACCAGTCATTTGGAGGTTCTTTTGCCGTCAGTACAGCGACCTTCAGTAATAGAGCCATTAGTGCAGAACGTAACCCATTTTCCACTTCAGCAATGTCCCCACAAATTCCTAGTTCAGCAAGCATCCAGTCCCCAATACTTTCAAAGATGCTAAACTCTAACCCTACTGCAATCGGACAGTTATCTGAGAATGTGGATTTGAG TGATAATATGCCTAAGCAGAATGGTTCAGTGGATGATAATATCTGGTTGAAAGAGGAATGGATTTCTGGAGAG ATTCCAGAAGAAGCACCTCCTGACAGATacattttctag